Proteins encoded by one window of Gopherus flavomarginatus isolate rGopFla2 chromosome 11 unlocalized genomic scaffold, rGopFla2.mat.asm SUPER_11_unloc_1, whole genome shotgun sequence:
- the LOC127040868 gene encoding olfactory receptor 6F1-like — MFLIVVFSVMYFLTIIGNMSIIALVRTHPCLHTPMYFFLCNLYFLEIWYTTACVPKAIGIMLVTSQTISFTVCLLQLFFLLSMGSTECFLLAVMAYDRYLAICHPLRYSSLMNRTFSVHLALLSWLCGFLAISVLTTLISRLSFCGPKVINHFLCDIDALIALSCTDTRFVELAMFIVSIIVLVISCVITLVSYIHIISTILRISSSQGQQKVFSTCSAHLTVVTIWYSSTIFLYVKPSAQNSLDLNKTINIFNTVVTPLLNPFIYTLRNKEVKEAMGKALRRMLSGFETAWI; from the coding sequence ATGTTCCTTATTGTGGTGTTTTCAGTTATGTACTTCCTAACCATCATAGGGAATATGTCTATCATAGCCCTAGTGAGGACCCACCCATGCCTGCACactcccatgtatttcttcctctgcaatctCTATTTCCTGGAGATCTGGTACACCACAGCATGTGTCCCCAAGGCCATTGGCATCATGCTGGTAACAAGCCAAACCATTTCATTCACTGTCTGCCTCCTGCAAttgttttttctcctctccaTGGGCTCCACAGAATGTTTCCTCCTGGCCGTCATGGCCTATGACCGCTATCTGGCCATATGCCACCCATTGCGCTACAGCTCCCTCATGAACAGGACTTTCTCTGTTCATCTGGCCCTCCTCTCTTGGCTGTGTGGGTTCCTGGCTATCTCTGTGCTGACAACTCTAATATCCAGATTGTCCTTCTGCGGCCCTAAAGTCATCAATCATTTCCTTTGTGACATTGATGCCTTGATAGCACTCTCCTGCACAGACACACGCTTTGTTGAGCTTGCAATGTTCATTGTCTCAATCATTGTTCTTGTGATCTCATGTGTGATAACCCTGGTCTCCTACATTCACATCATCTCCACCATCTTGAGAATATCATCATCTCAAGGCCAGCAAAAGGTCTTTTCCACTTGCTCTGCCCACCTCACTGTTGTGACTATTTGGTACAGCTCCACCATTTTTCTCTATGTCAAGCCTTCTGCACAGAACTCATTGGATTTGAACAAAACTATCAACATCTTTAACACTGTCGTAACCCCTCTATTAAACCCTTTCATTTACACTCTAAGAAACAAAGAGGTGAAGGAAGCAATGGGAAAGGCATTAAGAAGAATGCTAAGTGGTTTTGAAACAGCATGGATTTAG